The DNA segment CTCCGCGGAAACCCGACGGCTGGTCCGCGCGGCCGGGAACGCCTCGGGGACCTACGGGTTCGGCGACGCGCCCGCCGGTTTCATCGAGAACCTCGACGCCCACGAGTACGTCTACCTCGACGGGACCTTCTACACGGCCTACGTCGAGAAACGCGAGTCACTACCCGTCTCGGTTTCGGCGGCGTTCGCGGACGCGACGACGGCGAGCGGTGGCGAACTCCGACTCGCGCTCCGCAACGACGGCGACAGCGAAGTTCGAATCACCTGCGGCGCGCCGAAACCGTTCGGCGTGCTCCACTTCCGCCCGAAGGGAGACACCGACGGGAAGCAGCGACGCCTCCTCTGGACCGACGCCTACGAGGAGAGCCAGTACGTCAACACCGACGGCCGCGAGGTGACGTCGATTCTCGACATCGGCCTCGCCACGAAACTCGGCCCCGGCGAGGAGGCGACTCGAACCTTCGAACTCCCCGCCGACCTGCCGAGCGGCGAGTACGTCGTCGAGGATTCGCTCGGCGTCGACGCCGAAAACGGCGGGACGCTCAGGTATCGCGTGACGTTCCGCGTCTCGTAGGCCCGTGCGACCGACTCGCTCGCCGGCGCGGCCCGTCGGGCCGCGCCGGCGAATAGTTCTCGTGACAGGCTATCGTTCGTTGCGAGCGATTCTGTAGCCAAGGGTATCGCGTCGGGTCTACCGAAGCGACGACCCGAGCGCGCCCAGTACCGCGAGACTCCAGCCGAGCAGTCCGAGTCCGTAGAACAGGAGCCTCTCGCGCACCGGCATGTCGGACGACCCCGGCGAAAGTTGCATGCCTTCGACCGTCCCGCCGATTTCCGCGGACTCGGCGTTACCGGTTCCCGCGGCGCTCACCGGACCCGTAGTCGCGGCGCCGAGGACGACGAGGAGGACGCCCGCCCCGGCGAGCAGAAGCATCACCAGTCCCGACCGGGTGGCGAAGTACGCGATGCCGACCGTGACGAGCGCCCACAGACCGGTGTAGACGGCCATCGGTCGCGCGAGCGGAGCGAGGTTCATGGTTTTGGACGACTCTCCGTCGGCGAGATAAGCTTTGTGTCCGCCGTGAGACGACCGACCCCGCTCAGCGGTGGTCGTAGACGCGTTTGACCTTCCCGACCTCGGTGCGTTCGAGTTCGCCCGGTTCGACCACCTCGACCTCGTCGGGTTTGACCTCCAGGACCTCCCGGAGCTTCCCCTCTATTTTCTCGCGGAGTTCCTCGGGCGACCCCTTCAGCCCCTCGTGGTGCTCGACGGTGATCTCCATCCGGTCCAAGTTGTCCTCGCGGTAGAGGTCGATGCGGTAGTGTGGCGCCACGTCGCCCAGCCCCAGCATGACCTCCTCTATCTGGCTCGGGTAGACGTTGACCCCGCGGACGATGAGCAGGTCGTCGGCCCGGCCCATCACGTTGTCCATCCGGACCGCGGTCCGGCCGCACTCGCACTCCTCGTAGTTCAGCGAGGTGATGTCGCCGGTCCGGTAGCGCAGGACGGGCAGAGCCTCCTTCGTGAGGGTCGTCAGGACGAGCTCACCCTCCTCGCCCTCCGGCAACGGTTCGCCGGTCTGGGGGTCGACGACCTCGGGGTAGAAGTGGTCCTCCCAGACGTGCAGGCCCTCCTGGGCGTCCTCGCACTCGATGGAGACGCCCGGGCCGATGATCTCGGAGAGACCGTAGACGTCCACCGCGGTCACGCCGAGCGCGCGCTCTATCTCCTCGCGCATCGGGTCGGTGAACGGTTCGGCGCCGATGACGACCCGCGACAGCGGGAGGTCCCGGACGTCTATCATCCTATCTTCGGCGGCCTCCGCGACGTAGAGGCAGTAGGAGGGCGTGCAGGCCAGCGCGTCGCTGTCCAGGTCCCGGAGCATGTCGAGTTGGCGGGCGGTGTTGCCCCCGCCGGTCGGGATGACGCAGGCGCCCAGTTCCTCGACGCCGTCGTGGAAGCCTAGGCCGCCTGTGAACAGCCCGTAGCCGTAGGCGTTCTGGACGGTGTCGTCCTCCCGGATGCCGGCGGCGTACAGCGACCGGGCCATGACCTCGTTCCAGACGTTGAGGTCGCCCTCGGTGTAGGCGACGATTTTGGGCTTGCCGGTGGTGCCCGAGGAGGCGTGGATTCGGCGCACGTCCTCGTGGTCCACGGCGAACAGGCCGTCGGGATACTCCTCGCGGAAGTCCTCCTTGCGGGTGAACGGGAGCTTCGAGACGTCGTCGACGCTCCGGATATCGTCGGGCGAGACGCCCGCCTCGTCGAGCGCCTCGCGGTAGAAGTCGACGTTCTCGTAGGCGTACCGCACCGTCTCGGCGAGTCGTTCGTCCTGGAGGTTTCGGAGTTCGTCGCGGGAGGCCGTCTCGATTTCGCTGTAGGCCATGCTATCCGTTGGTTTGTCAGAAGGTATCAAAACTGTTTGGCCGGGCGCGGGCGTCGGAGATTCCCTCCGACGTCGGGTCGAACGACGCCTGCGGAAACCGACGCCGCCGCCTTAGAAGCCGACCCGAGCGACGACCAGCGAAACCGCGCCGACCAGGAGGAGCGTCAGCGCGAGCAATGCGACCGGCCCCGTTCCGGCGTTCCGGAGGTCCTCGACCGCGATGGTCGTGCCGAGACCCGCGAACGCGACGAGAAAGAGCCAGTCGTACGCCGACTCGACGACGGCGACTTGCGACGGCGTGAAGGTTCCGGCGGCGGTCAGGACGACCATCGCGACGAACCCGAGGACGAACGTGGGGAACCCGTCCCAGACCCGCCGGAGCGTCGCCGTCGTTCGGACCGATTCGACCGACTCGCCCGCGTCGACCGACGCGGGCGAATCGGCGTACGCGAAGGAGTAGACGACCACGAGCGCGCCCAACAGCGCGTTTCTGGTCAGTTTCGTCACCGTGGCCCACTGTCCGGCGACCTCTGAGTAGGCGAACCCGGCGGCCGTGACCGGACCGGTGCTGAACATGCTGAGGCCGGCCCAGACGCCGAACGCGCGGTCCGAGAGCCCGAGGGCGTGACCGACCGCCGGAAAGGCGAAGAGCGTGAGCGCGTCGAATAGCAGAATCGCGCTGGTCGCGTAGACGACGTGGTCCTCGTCGGCCCGGACGCTCCCCGCGACGGCGACGACGGCCGAGACGCCGCAGACGCTCGCGCCGGCCGCGACCAGCGACCCGAGTCGGCGGTCCAGTCCGAGGAGGTAGCGCGAGCACGTCTCGGCGACGACGAGCGAGAGCGCGACGACGCCGACCACGGCGAGCGCGAGCGGGACGCCGGCGGCAAGCACCGAGTCGAGCGAGATTCGCACGCCCATTAGCACGATGCCGGCTTCGAGCAGGCGGTCGTACGTCCGGACGCCCGGTTCGAAGACGGACGGGACGCCGACGACGTTCGCGACGACCGC comes from the Halorussus vallis genome and includes:
- the paaK gene encoding phenylacetate--CoA ligase PaaK; translated protein: MAYSEIETASRDELRNLQDERLAETVRYAYENVDFYREALDEAGVSPDDIRSVDDVSKLPFTRKEDFREEYPDGLFAVDHEDVRRIHASSGTTGKPKIVAYTEGDLNVWNEVMARSLYAAGIREDDTVQNAYGYGLFTGGLGFHDGVEELGACVIPTGGGNTARQLDMLRDLDSDALACTPSYCLYVAEAAEDRMIDVRDLPLSRVVIGAEPFTDPMREEIERALGVTAVDVYGLSEIIGPGVSIECEDAQEGLHVWEDHFYPEVVDPQTGEPLPEGEEGELVLTTLTKEALPVLRYRTGDITSLNYEECECGRTAVRMDNVMGRADDLLIVRGVNVYPSQIEEVMLGLGDVAPHYRIDLYREDNLDRMEITVEHHEGLKGSPEELREKIEGKLREVLEVKPDEVEVVEPGELERTEVGKVKRVYDHR
- a CDS encoding YeiH family protein, with protein sequence MTDRRVPPGFVSLPGFVLLPGLVFLVAVGALARAVGAVAPLHPLLAAVVLGAVVANVVGVPSVFEPGVRTYDRLLEAGIVLMGVRISLDSVLAAGVPLALAVVGVVALSLVVAETCSRYLLGLDRRLGSLVAAGASVCGVSAVVAVAGSVRADEDHVVYATSAILLFDALTLFAFPAVGHALGLSDRAFGVWAGLSMFSTGPVTAAGFAYSEVAGQWATVTKLTRNALLGALVVVYSFAYADSPASVDAGESVESVRTTATLRRVWDGFPTFVLGFVAMVVLTAAGTFTPSQVAVVESAYDWLFLVAFAGLGTTIAVEDLRNAGTGPVALLALTLLLVGAVSLVVARVGF